Below is a genomic region from Telmatobacter sp. DSM 110680.
AGGCTTAGGCAGCTGACGGTCGGCAGAAAGCTCGCAATCCAAAGAAATGTTTAAAGCCGGCATTGAGCGCGGCACCTCACTTCACGCAAAGATTCGAAGAGTTTAAGTCAGGAGAGACGATGAATACTGACGCAGCAATCCCATTTCTCGATTTGGTCACTCCGCATGTAGAACTTGAGGAAGAACTCACTGCCTTGTTCCGCCGTGTTCTTCATTCTGCCGGATTTATTGGCGGTCCGATGGTAGAGAACTTCGAAACCGCGTTTGCCGAATTTTGCGACGTGCGTCATGCCGTCGCCGTAAATAGCGGCACGGATGCCCTGCGGTTCGCAATCATGGCCAGCGGTGTGCAAAGCGGCGATGTTGTGCTGACCGTTCCAAATACTTTTATTGCTACGACCGAAGCTATTTCGCAGGCTCGGGCGATTCCGGAATTTGTAGACGTGGACGAGCACACCTACAACATGTCGCCGTTAATGCTTCAGCGCTATTTGAGAAATAAATGCATTCGCGACAAAGCTGGACGGCTTATTAGCCTTCGCAGCGGCCGTCAAGTCACGGCCATCGTCCCGGTGCATCTGTATGGGCAGATGGCCGACATGGATAGCATTTTGGATTTGGCCGCGGAGTATGGCCTGATTGTGATCGAAGATGCGTGCCAGGCACATGGAGCCGAGTACTTTTCAAAGAAGAACAATCGCTGGATGAAAGCGGGTTCGATGGGGCGGGCGGCAGCCTTCAGTTTTTATCCGGGAAAGAATCTCGGTGCCTGCGGCGAAGCTGGCGCAATCACGACCAATGATTCTGCCATGGCCGCGAATATGAAGATGTTGCGCGATCACGGCCAGAGCCGCAAGTATTATCACGACATTGAAGGCTACAATGGCCGCCTGGATGCTTTGCAAGCGGGAATTCTGCACACGAAATTGTCACATCTGACATCGTGGAACGAGCAGCGCCGATCGAAGGCTGCTGAATACAACCGGTTGCTCTCAAAGAGCGATGCCGTGGGTCTGCCTTTTGAGCCGTCGTGGTCACGC
It encodes:
- a CDS encoding DegT/DnrJ/EryC1/StrS family aminotransferase, encoding MNTDAAIPFLDLVTPHVELEEELTALFRRVLHSAGFIGGPMVENFETAFAEFCDVRHAVAVNSGTDALRFAIMASGVQSGDVVLTVPNTFIATTEAISQARAIPEFVDVDEHTYNMSPLMLQRYLRNKCIRDKAGRLISLRSGRQVTAIVPVHLYGQMADMDSILDLAAEYGLIVIEDACQAHGAEYFSKKNNRWMKAGSMGRAAAFSFYPGKNLGACGEAGAITTNDSAMAANMKMLRDHGQSRKYYHDIEGYNGRLDALQAGILHTKLSHLTSWNEQRRSKAAEYNRLLSKSDAVGLPFEPSWSRGVYHLYVIRTSDREGLMSHLKEAGIGSGIHYPVPLHFQKAYVSLNYSAGDFPVSESAAGEILSLPMYPQLASEQQERVAAEVTAFVAKCRPGAAELNTLVSVERVG